The Candidatus Methylomirabilota bacterium genome window below encodes:
- a CDS encoding aldehyde dehydrogenase family protein — MKMFIAGEWVDKPQRIEVRNPYDNSVIDTVPRAERADVERALQSAERGARVMAKLTGYDRWKILSKAAELMAARQEDLGRTISAEEGKIIAEGRLEANRAYETIVGSAEEAKRLHGETVPLDGAPGGAGKFGVTIRVPCGVVVAITPFNFPLNLVCHKVGPALAGGNAVIVKPATDTPLSALKLTEILLEAGLPPEGINTLTGSGGDIGDLLITDRRVRKITFTGSRDVGEHICTRAGIKRVTMELGSNAPVIVMPDADLGKVAAAVAATGYANAGQVCISTQRVLAAGKVYGDFLDALTPKVQALRIGDQFDESVKVGPLVREREAARVEEWVKEAVAGGARLVTGGRRQGALYEPTIVADVKPNMKISCDELFGPAVAVTPFTDIDEAIALANDTNYGLAAGIFTENLEWAWKFAREVQSGNLHINWGPQWRADLMPYGGLKESGFGKEGPAYAIKEMTELKMVVFHLAS, encoded by the coding sequence ATGAAAATGTTCATCGCTGGCGAATGGGTCGACAAGCCGCAGCGAATCGAGGTGCGCAATCCCTACGACAACTCCGTCATCGACACGGTGCCGCGAGCCGAGCGCGCCGACGTCGAGCGCGCGCTGCAATCGGCCGAGCGCGGCGCCCGGGTGATGGCGAAGCTGACGGGGTACGACCGCTGGAAGATCCTGAGCAAGGCGGCCGAGCTCATGGCGGCCCGCCAGGAGGACCTCGGCCGCACCATCTCCGCCGAGGAGGGCAAGATCATCGCCGAGGGCCGCCTGGAGGCCAATCGCGCTTACGAGACCATCGTGGGCTCGGCCGAGGAAGCCAAGCGACTGCACGGCGAGACGGTGCCCCTGGATGGGGCTCCGGGCGGCGCCGGCAAGTTCGGTGTCACCATCCGGGTGCCCTGCGGAGTGGTGGTCGCGATCACCCCGTTCAACTTCCCGCTGAACCTCGTCTGCCACAAGGTGGGGCCGGCCCTGGCCGGCGGCAACGCCGTCATCGTCAAGCCGGCCACCGACACGCCGTTGAGCGCGCTCAAGCTCACCGAGATCTTGCTGGAGGCCGGGCTGCCGCCCGAGGGGATCAACACGCTCACCGGGTCGGGCGGCGACATCGGCGACCTGCTCATCACCGACCGCCGGGTGCGGAAGATCACCTTCACGGGTAGCCGTGACGTCGGCGAGCACATCTGCACGCGCGCCGGCATCAAGCGGGTCACCATGGAGCTGGGCAGCAACGCCCCGGTCATCGTGATGCCCGACGCCGACCTGGGCAAGGTGGCGGCCGCCGTGGCCGCCACCGGCTACGCCAATGCCGGACAGGTCTGCATCTCCACCCAGCGGGTGCTGGCGGCCGGCAAGGTGTACGGCGACTTCCTCGACGCGCTCACGCCGAAGGTGCAGGCGCTCCGCATCGGCGACCAGTTCGACGAAAGCGTGAAAGTGGGACCGCTGGTCCGCGAGCGCGAGGCGGCGCGGGTGGAGGAGTGGGTGAAGGAAGCGGTGGCCGGCGGGGCGCGCCTCGTCACCGGCGGCCGCCGGCAGGGCGCCCTCTACGAGCCGACCATCGTGGCCGACGTGAAGCCGAACATGAAGATCTCCTGCGACGAGCTGTTCGGGCCCGCGGTGGCCGTGACGCCGTTCACCGACATCGACGAGGCCATCGCCCTGGCCAACGACACCAACTACGGGCTGGCGGCCGGCATCTTCACCGAGAACCTGGAATGGGCGTGGAAGTTCGCCCGCGAGGTCCAGTCCGGCAACCTGCACATCAACTGGGGGCCGCAGTGGCGCGCCGACCTTATGCCCTACGGCGGGCTCAAGGAGTCGGGGTTCGGCAAGGAGGGACCGGCCTACGCCATCAAAGAGATGACCGAGCTCAAGATGGTCGTGTTCCACCTGGCCAGCTGA
- a CDS encoding ABC transporter permease, producing the protein MKTYVAHRLGIAVLTLFGMSVVIFVLMRLAPGDIVDILFAAAGYVNEADKKLIMQELGIDQPIWVQYVEWLKGIFSGDLGKSYRYDQPAWDVIRPLIPVTVELAILATVISVIIGVPTGVISAVRQDTTLDYVLRVFSLAGLSMPSFWLGMVIILGLVAWAGWIPPLTYVSPRENFPIHAVQFLLPALAVGYRSSALLMRITRSAVLEVMREDYVRTARAKGQRERLVIWRHAFKNAVLPVVTVIDIEFAFLIGGLVVTETVFNMPGVARFLVQAILWRDYPVVQNLVMFIAVVVILSNLVVDLLYGWLDPRVRYAE; encoded by the coding sequence TTGAAAACGTACGTCGCTCATCGACTCGGAATCGCCGTGCTGACGCTGTTCGGCATGTCGGTCGTCATCTTCGTTCTCATGCGCCTGGCCCCCGGGGACATCGTCGACATCCTCTTCGCGGCGGCGGGCTACGTGAACGAGGCCGACAAGAAGCTCATCATGCAGGAGCTGGGCATCGACCAGCCGATCTGGGTGCAGTACGTCGAGTGGCTCAAGGGCATCTTCAGCGGCGACCTGGGCAAGTCCTACCGATACGATCAGCCGGCCTGGGACGTGATCCGCCCGCTCATTCCCGTGACGGTGGAGCTGGCCATCCTGGCGACGGTCATCTCGGTGATCATCGGGGTGCCGACGGGCGTGATCAGCGCCGTGCGCCAGGACACCACGCTGGACTACGTGTTGCGCGTCTTCTCGCTGGCCGGCCTCAGCATGCCGTCCTTCTGGCTGGGCATGGTGATCATCCTGGGACTGGTGGCGTGGGCAGGGTGGATCCCTCCGCTGACCTACGTCTCGCCGCGGGAGAATTTCCCGATCCACGCCGTGCAGTTCCTGCTGCCGGCGCTGGCCGTGGGCTACCGGTCCTCCGCGCTGCTCATGCGGATCACCCGCTCGGCCGTGCTGGAAGTCATGCGGGAGGACTACGTGAGGACGGCGCGGGCCAAGGGGCAGCGAGAGCGGCTGGTGATCTGGCGCCACGCCTTCAAAAACGCCGTGCTGCCGGTGGTCACCGTCATCGACATCGAGTTCGCGTTCCTCATCGGCGGGCTCGTCGTCACCGAGACCGTGTTCAACATGCCCGGGGTGGCTCGCTTCCTGGTCCAGGCGATCTTGTGGCGCGACTATCCGGTCGTCCAGAACCTGGTCATGTTCATCGCCGTCGTCGTGATCCTCTCGAACCTCGTGGTCGACCTCCTCTACGGATGGCTCGATCCGAGGGTCCGCTACGCCGAGTAG
- a CDS encoding ABC transporter permease, translated as MATKPVVADTGLELIAAASRGPSRASAGTVLLRFIRRKPLGAAGAALMLAMLVCAVFADVLATHDPIATDAAYTLAPPGAEHWLGSDHLGRDIYSRIVHGARVSLIVGVSSTLLGSVLGGIIGLLSAYFGGKTDLISQRVLDILQGLPLLVLALVMSAALGPAVHNVIIAISIPIIPRAARVIRASVLSIREMQYIEAARALGIGHLRTAFGHILPNTIGPFIVLGTAQLGSAVLVEATLSFLGLGVPEPYPSWGRMLSVSAAEYAQKAPHLVLFPGIAISLAVFGSNLLGDALRDTLDPRLRGR; from the coding sequence ATGGCCACCAAGCCCGTCGTCGCCGACACCGGCCTGGAGCTCATCGCCGCCGCTTCCCGGGGCCCGTCCCGGGCGAGCGCCGGGACGGTCCTGTTGCGCTTCATCCGCCGCAAGCCGCTGGGGGCGGCCGGGGCCGCCCTGATGCTGGCCATGCTGGTGTGCGCGGTGTTTGCCGACGTGCTGGCCACCCACGATCCCATCGCCACCGACGCGGCCTACACCCTGGCCCCGCCCGGCGCCGAGCACTGGCTGGGCTCGGACCACCTGGGCCGCGATATCTACAGCCGGATCGTGCACGGCGCCCGGGTTTCCCTAATCGTGGGTGTGTCGTCGACGCTGCTGGGCTCGGTGCTGGGCGGCATCATTGGTCTGCTCAGCGCCTACTTCGGGGGCAAGACGGATCTGATCAGCCAGCGTGTGCTCGACATCCTGCAGGGCCTGCCCCTCCTCGTGCTGGCCCTCGTCATGTCGGCCGCCCTCGGCCCCGCTGTTCACAACGTCATCATTGCCATTTCCATCCCGATCATCCCGCGGGCGGCGCGCGTGATCCGGGCCAGCGTGCTGTCCATCCGTGAGATGCAGTACATCGAGGCGGCGCGGGCGCTCGGTATCGGGCACCTGCGCACTGCGTTCGGTCACATCCTGCCCAATACCATCGGGCCGTTCATCGTGCTGGGGACGGCGCAGCTGGGCAGCGCCGTCCTTGTCGAGGCGACGCTCTCATTCCTCGGTCTCGGCGTGCCCGAGCCCTATCCCTCTTGGGGACGCATGCTGTCCGTCTCCGCCGCGGAATACGCACAGAAGGCGCCCCACCTGGTGCTCTTCCCCGGCATCGCCATCAGCCTGGCCGTCTTCGGCTCCAACTTGCTGGGCGACGCGCTCCGCGATACCCTCGACCCCCGTTTGCGAGGCCGCTAG
- a CDS encoding ABC transporter substrate-binding protein — protein sequence MTRSCALTVLGILLSIALAVTIVKPAVGQAPKSGGVLNVTQREDLAQGFSIHETATISTVWPSSPCFNNLVLFDPTKPVESMDTIVPELAEKWSWQDNNRNLVLFLRKGVKWHDGQPFTSKDVKYTFDVVREAKDAPAKLRINPRKDWYANVTNIEAPDPHTVIFHLKRPQPSLLMMLATGYSPVYPAHVPPAEFRTRCVGTGPFKLKEWRRGEYIEYVKNPDYWAKGRPYLDGLRYVIIPERGTRTAAIQAGRVDISFPGETSKAASEQIKAAVPKMVIRQVGSNVNDNLLLNTKKPPFDNVKVRRAFSLAIDRRSYVKAVHQGGAVVGASMQPKPYGFWGLLDKDLNQLPGYGKPTDDKAKAKQLLAEAGFTPANPLKVEVKTRAIAIYVDFSSFVINELKQVGVDATLTQIETAQWHPLATRRDYLVGTNLTGLGIDDPDGNFYENFACGSPRNYTDYCDEEVMKRFDQQSQELDTKKRMAMVWDIQKRLEMDGARPMMGWRLDYFTHWPYVKGLVPHHNIYNYGRLQDVWIDK from the coding sequence ATGACACGCTCGTGCGCTCTGACAGTCCTCGGTATCCTGCTGTCCATCGCTCTCGCCGTCACGATCGTCAAACCCGCCGTTGGTCAGGCCCCGAAGTCCGGCGGGGTGCTCAACGTCACCCAGCGCGAAGACCTGGCCCAGGGGTTTTCGATCCACGAGACGGCGACGATCTCCACCGTTTGGCCCAGTAGTCCTTGCTTCAACAACCTCGTGCTCTTCGACCCGACGAAGCCGGTGGAGAGCATGGACACCATCGTTCCCGAGCTGGCCGAGAAGTGGTCGTGGCAGGACAATAACCGCAACCTGGTGCTGTTCCTGCGCAAAGGCGTGAAGTGGCACGACGGTCAGCCCTTCACCTCCAAGGACGTCAAGTACACGTTCGACGTGGTGCGCGAGGCCAAGGACGCGCCGGCCAAGCTCCGCATCAATCCTCGCAAGGACTGGTACGCCAATGTCACCAACATCGAGGCGCCCGACCCGCACACGGTCATCTTCCATCTCAAGCGGCCCCAGCCGTCGTTGCTGATGATGCTGGCCACGGGCTACTCGCCGGTGTACCCGGCCCACGTCCCGCCGGCCGAGTTCAGAACGCGCTGCGTCGGGACTGGTCCCTTCAAGCTCAAGGAGTGGAGGCGGGGCGAGTACATCGAGTACGTCAAGAACCCCGATTACTGGGCCAAAGGCCGCCCCTACCTGGACGGCCTCCGCTACGTGATCATCCCCGAGCGCGGCACCCGCACGGCGGCCATCCAGGCCGGCCGGGTCGACATCTCGTTTCCGGGTGAGACCTCGAAGGCCGCCTCCGAGCAGATCAAGGCGGCGGTACCCAAGATGGTCATCCGCCAGGTCGGCTCCAACGTCAATGACAACCTCCTCCTCAACACGAAGAAGCCCCCATTCGACAACGTGAAAGTCCGGCGGGCCTTCAGCCTGGCCATCGACCGCCGGTCCTACGTCAAGGCCGTGCACCAGGGCGGCGCGGTGGTCGGCGCGTCGATGCAGCCCAAGCCCTACGGATTCTGGGGGCTGCTGGACAAGGACCTCAACCAGCTTCCCGGATATGGCAAGCCCACCGATGACAAAGCGAAGGCCAAGCAGTTGCTGGCCGAGGCGGGTTTCACTCCGGCCAACCCGCTCAAGGTGGAGGTCAAGACCCGGGCCATCGCCATCTACGTGGATTTTTCCTCGTTCGTGATCAACGAGCTCAAGCAAGTCGGCGTCGACGCCACGCTCACCCAGATCGAAACGGCCCAGTGGCATCCGCTGGCCACGCGGCGGGACTACCTGGTCGGCACGAACCTCACCGGGCTCGGCATCGACGATCCCGATGGAAACTTCTACGAGAACTTCGCCTGTGGCTCGCCGCGCAACTACACCGACTACTGCGACGAGGAAGTCATGAAGAGGTTCGACCAGCAGTCACAGGAGCTGGATACCAAGAAGCGCATGGCGATGGTATGGGATATCCAGAAGCGCCTGGAGATGGACGGGGCCCGGCCCATGATGGGCTGGCGGCTCGACTACTTCACCCACTGGCCGTACGTCAAGGGCCTGGTGCCGCACCACAACATCTACAACTACGGACGGCTGCAGGACGTCTGGATCGACAAGTGA
- the arfB gene encoding alternative ribosome rescue aminoacyl-tRNA hydrolase ArfB: MSRAIVVTDAVRIPARALTVRAVRASGPGGQNVNKVASKVDLRVDLDAIEGLTEPARRRLRLLAGRRLDARGHLVVVSQATRDQVRNLELARERVRDLVTAALREPRIRRPTRPPAAVGEARLAGKKRRAVIKRWRARPAGED, translated from the coding sequence GTGAGCCGCGCCATCGTCGTCACCGACGCCGTGCGCATCCCGGCGCGCGCGCTGACCGTGCGCGCCGTGCGCGCGTCCGGTCCGGGCGGGCAGAACGTGAACAAGGTGGCCAGCAAGGTCGATCTTCGCGTGGATCTGGATGCCATCGAAGGGCTGACCGAGCCGGCTCGCCGGCGCTTGCGGTTGCTGGCCGGCCGCAGGCTCGACGCGCGGGGTCACCTGGTGGTGGTCAGCCAGGCCACGCGCGACCAGGTCCGCAATCTGGAGCTGGCCCGCGAGCGGGTGCGGGACCTCGTGACCGCGGCGCTCCGCGAGCCGCGGATTCGGCGCCCGACGCGGCCTCCGGCGGCGGTCGGCGAGGCGCGCCTGGCCGGCAAGAAGCGGCGGGCGGTGATAAAGCGCTGGCGAGCCCGCCCGGCCGGGGAGGATTGA
- a CDS encoding DUF222 domain-containing protein, with protein sequence MHTHSPIRVPTDDRVPTDDRTAELDRLGDEIAELAAHLDAATARLLDLIREFDARGGWGNGFTSCAHWLTWRIGLAPGAAREHVRVARALGTLPLLTQALARGELSYSKVRALTRVATPDTEERLLAVGRAGTAEHVERIVRGWRKVDRRAEAQEAAQRHKSRGLHMYHDDDGMVVVRGRLEPEVGALLMQALAAAREALYQTARAKKPERDTGSGDVPAGMSPATVLPDISTLAQQQADALALLAETALHHSLDPGAPGERYQIVVHVDAEVLANQDAPGQSVLEEGTRVPAGTSQRLACDASRVMMRHDKAGHLLEVGARTRTIPPALRRALQHRDRGCRFPGCGVRFGQGHHIRHWAQGGPTTLSNLTLLCRRHHRAVHEEGFQIDREPDGTLRFRRPDGRLLPEVPPATGVPNDPAHALRSGHVAQDLNIHPRTSCPGWLGERLDVRWAIDVLHPHALRRLPPAG encoded by the coding sequence ATGCATACTCACTCGCCGATTCGTGTTCCGACTGACGATCGTGTTCCCACTGACGATCGCACCGCAGAGCTGGACCGGCTGGGCGACGAGATCGCCGAGCTGGCGGCCCATCTCGATGCCGCGACGGCGCGACTCCTGGATCTGATCCGGGAGTTCGACGCGCGCGGTGGCTGGGGCAACGGGTTCACGTCCTGCGCCCACTGGTTGACCTGGCGGATCGGGCTGGCTCCCGGCGCGGCCCGCGAGCACGTGCGCGTGGCCCGCGCCCTGGGGACGTTGCCGCTGCTGACCCAGGCTCTGGCCCGCGGGGAGCTCTCGTACTCGAAGGTCCGGGCCCTGACCAGGGTAGCCACTCCTGATACCGAAGAGCGACTGCTCGCGGTCGGCCGGGCGGGCACGGCGGAGCACGTCGAGCGCATCGTGCGGGGCTGGCGCAAAGTCGACCGGCGAGCCGAGGCGCAGGAGGCCGCACAGCGGCACAAGAGCCGGGGTCTGCACATGTATCACGATGACGACGGCATGGTCGTCGTGCGGGGGCGGCTGGAACCCGAGGTCGGCGCGCTGCTCATGCAGGCGCTGGCGGCGGCGCGGGAGGCCTTGTATCAGACAGCGCGCGCCAAAAAGCCGGAGCGCGACACCGGGTCAGGCGACGTTCCCGCTGGAATGTCTCCGGCGACGGTGCTCCCGGACATCTCCACCCTGGCCCAGCAGCAGGCCGACGCCCTAGCCCTGCTGGCGGAGACCGCCCTGCACCACAGCCTCGACCCCGGGGCCCCGGGTGAGCGCTACCAGATCGTGGTCCACGTCGACGCCGAGGTCCTGGCAAACCAGGACGCGCCTGGTCAATCCGTGCTTGAGGAGGGCACACGCGTTCCAGCTGGAACGTCCCAGCGCCTGGCATGCGACGCGAGCAGGGTGATGATGCGCCACGACAAAGCCGGTCACCTACTGGAAGTCGGCGCCCGTACCCGCACGATCCCACCCGCGTTACGCCGGGCGCTCCAGCATCGGGACCGCGGCTGCCGCTTCCCGGGGTGCGGCGTGCGCTTCGGCCAGGGGCATCACATCCGCCACTGGGCGCAAGGCGGCCCAACGACGCTCTCGAACCTCACGCTGCTCTGTCGCCGGCACCACCGCGCAGTCCACGAAGAAGGCTTCCAGATCGATCGAGAACCCGATGGGACGCTGCGATTCCGTCGACCGGATGGCCGCCTCCTCCCCGAGGTCCCACCGGCAACCGGAGTGCCGAACGATCCGGCGCACGCCCTTCGCTCAGGCCACGTCGCGCAAGACCTCAACATCCACCCGCGGACATCCTGCCCAGGCTGGCTCGGCGAGCGCTTGGATGTGCGCTGGGCGATCGACGTCCTGCATCCTCACGCTCTGAGGAGATTGCCGCCCGCCGGCTAG
- a CDS encoding DUF445 domain-containing protein: protein MKTRRRLALSVLLGAVALAVAAFPFRATWWGGWILAVAEAGIVGGLADWFAVTALFRRPLGLPIPHTAIIPANWELLARRVGTMVGDRVLTREYLVREIDRLDLAQWLARTAERVGRADAESAVRTVLDWMAREAPVASAGDLVTRLQRLLVARPLAPALGAALELARQHGWDQRAIGATAAALVDALKRPALRDAVGQLVDELLARYRERISFYPRVALGLADLFGLINRERIVAAVAAGLEELAAEPAHPIRTRLGDALADFALRLRTDAALAARVEAVKDELLGSPVAARLADDAARALRQALLADLERPDSEVVGWVTERLERARHALLTDADLRRRIETWVKSRAVESVDRFHGRIATFIEKGVHALGPEGAVHLIEEHAGDDLQYIRVNGTVVGGLAGGLLYAIHLLLKLV from the coding sequence ATGAAAACCAGGCGACGGCTGGCGCTCAGCGTGCTCCTGGGAGCGGTGGCGCTCGCCGTCGCGGCCTTTCCGTTCCGCGCCACCTGGTGGGGCGGGTGGATCCTGGCCGTGGCCGAGGCCGGCATCGTCGGCGGGCTGGCCGACTGGTTCGCGGTGACCGCGCTGTTCCGCCGCCCGCTGGGACTCCCCATCCCTCACACCGCGATCATCCCCGCCAACTGGGAGCTGCTGGCCCGCCGCGTGGGCACCATGGTGGGCGACCGCGTCCTCACCCGCGAGTATCTCGTGCGCGAGATCGACCGACTGGATCTGGCGCAGTGGCTGGCTCGCACGGCCGAGCGGGTGGGGCGCGCCGACGCCGAGTCGGCCGTGCGTACCGTGCTGGACTGGATGGCCCGCGAAGCACCGGTGGCCTCGGCCGGCGATCTGGTGACACGCCTGCAGCGGCTGCTCGTGGCCCGGCCACTCGCGCCGGCCCTCGGCGCGGCGCTGGAGCTGGCGCGCCAGCACGGCTGGGACCAGCGGGCCATCGGCGCCACGGCGGCAGCCCTGGTCGACGCGCTCAAGCGCCCGGCGCTGCGCGACGCCGTCGGCCAGCTGGTCGACGAGCTGCTCGCCCGCTACCGCGAGCGGATCAGCTTCTACCCGCGGGTCGCGCTGGGCCTGGCCGACCTGTTCGGCCTCATCAATCGCGAGCGCATCGTGGCCGCCGTCGCCGCCGGCCTGGAAGAGCTCGCCGCCGAGCCTGCCCATCCGATCCGCACGCGCCTCGGCGACGCCCTCGCGGACTTCGCCCTGCGCCTGCGCACGGACGCCGCCCTGGCCGCCCGGGTCGAGGCCGTCAAGGACGAGTTGCTGGGCAGCCCGGTGGCGGCGCGGCTGGCCGACGACGCGGCCCGGGCCCTGCGCCAGGCCTTGCTGGCCGATCTCGAGCGCCCGGACTCGGAGGTCGTGGGCTGGGTGACCGAGCGGCTGGAGCGCGCCCGTCACGCGCTCCTCACGGATGCCGATCTGCGCCGGCGGATCGAGACCTGGGTGAAGTCCCGGGCGGTGGAGTCGGTGGACCGTTTCCACGGGCGCATCGCGACGTTCATCGAAAAGGGCGTGCACGCCCTGGGCCCCGAGGGCGCCGTGCACCTCATCGAGGAGCACGCGGGCGACGATCTGCAGTACATCCGGGTGAACGGGACCGTGGTGGGCGGCCTGGCCGGCGGCCTGCTCTACGCGATCCACCTCCTGCTCAAGCTCGTCTGA
- a CDS encoding adenine deaminase C-terminal domain-containing protein translates to MTNRRDVTAAQRRELARVARGEASADLYVRGGTLLNVYTGELYPANVAVRGERIAYVGTRDDMVGSRTRVLEVTGRILVPGYIDPHVHPAHLVTPSALASHLLPLGTTSVFADTLQLWELGGLAGFRAVADALARSPLKFYWMIRPHAQSRSPDETRRFRLADLARALAHPQAVALGEVTRWPDAWKGQPDMLRRLGLAGGRRVEGHTAGATPEKLAAIAAAGFTSDHEPITAAEVLARARQGIAVMLRQSSLRPDLSGLLDALKEAPGLASRVMLTCDGSMPAFIRAHGFVDHLLRVALDRGVPPIDAYRMATLNPATYYGLDADLGGIAPGRWADLCVLRDLSEPRPQTVVARGAVAAEDGHLRVPVPEVPWRRVTASPRARLTVRWRARAEDFALPRRERYPVIRLVSAVITRLEDRALAPGDLFAALVDRDGRWVAPAVVAGFAERLDGLASSITTDFNILVLGRSPAAMAAAVNRLLDLHGGIVIVDGDRVAHELPLPLGGVMMPGSLEAAAVREDALRAALVARGYPHHEPLFTLFFLAADFLPAARLTPRGVWDVKQNRVLLPARRVRRMQPRATNGRDGATRA, encoded by the coding sequence ATGACGAATCGGCGTGACGTGACGGCGGCCCAGCGGCGCGAGCTGGCGCGGGTGGCCCGGGGCGAGGCGTCCGCCGACCTCTATGTGCGCGGCGGCACGCTCCTCAACGTCTACACCGGCGAGCTCTATCCCGCCAACGTGGCGGTGCGCGGCGAGCGCATCGCCTACGTCGGCACTCGCGACGACATGGTGGGCTCGCGCACACGGGTGCTCGAGGTCACCGGGCGGATCCTCGTCCCCGGCTACATCGATCCTCACGTGCACCCGGCGCATCTGGTCACCCCGTCGGCGCTGGCCAGCCACCTGCTCCCGCTCGGCACGACGAGCGTCTTCGCCGACACGCTGCAGCTGTGGGAGCTCGGCGGGCTGGCCGGGTTTCGAGCGGTGGCCGACGCGCTGGCCCGCTCGCCGCTGAAGTTCTACTGGATGATCCGGCCGCACGCCCAGTCGCGCTCCCCGGACGAGACGCGCCGGTTTCGCCTGGCGGACCTGGCCCGGGCCCTGGCCCACCCCCAGGCGGTGGCCCTGGGCGAGGTGACGCGCTGGCCCGATGCCTGGAAGGGCCAGCCCGACATGCTCAGGCGGCTCGGGCTGGCCGGCGGCCGGCGCGTCGAGGGCCACACGGCCGGCGCGACGCCCGAGAAGCTCGCCGCCATCGCCGCCGCCGGCTTCACGTCCGACCACGAGCCGATCACCGCCGCGGAGGTCCTGGCCCGGGCGCGTCAGGGCATCGCGGTGATGCTGCGCCAGTCGTCGCTGCGCCCGGACCTCAGCGGCCTGCTCGACGCCTTGAAGGAGGCGCCGGGGCTCGCCTCCCGGGTGATGCTGACCTGCGACGGCTCGATGCCGGCCTTCATCCGCGCCCACGGCTTCGTGGACCATCTGCTTCGAGTCGCGCTCGATCGCGGCGTGCCGCCGATCGACGCCTACCGGATGGCGACGCTGAATCCGGCCACCTACTACGGGCTCGACGCCGACCTGGGCGGCATCGCGCCGGGCCGCTGGGCCGACCTCTGCGTGCTGCGCGACCTCAGCGAGCCCCGGCCTCAGACGGTCGTGGCGCGGGGGGCGGTGGCGGCTGAGGACGGCCACCTGCGCGTCCCGGTGCCCGAGGTGCCGTGGCGGCGGGTGACCGCCTCGCCGCGCGCCCGGCTCACCGTGCGCTGGCGGGCGCGGGCCGAGGACTTCGCCCTCCCCCGGCGAGAGCGCTATCCGGTGATCCGCCTGGTGAGCGCGGTCATCACCCGTCTGGAAGACCGCGCGCTGGCGCCCGGCGACCTGTTCGCCGCGCTGGTCGACCGCGACGGCCGCTGGGTCGCGCCCGCGGTCGTCGCCGGCTTCGCGGAGCGGCTCGACGGCCTGGCCTCCAGCATCACCACCGACTTCAACATCCTGGTGCTCGGTCGCAGCCCGGCCGCCATGGCCGCGGCCGTGAACCGTCTCCTCGACCTCCACGGAGGCATCGTGATCGTCGACGGCGATCGCGTGGCGCACGAGCTGCCGCTGCCGCTGGGCGGGGTGATGATGCCCGGCTCGCTCGAGGCCGCGGCGGTCCGCGAGGACGCCCTGCGCGCGGCGCTGGTCGCCCGCGGCTATCCGCATCACGAGCCGCTGTTCACGCTGTTCTTCCTGGCGGCGGACTTCCTGCCCGCCGCGCGGCTCACGCCGCGCGGCGTCTGGGACGTCAAGCAGAACCGGGTCCTGCTTCCCGCCCGCCGCGTACGGCGAATGCAGCCGCGCGCAACGAACGGGCGTGACGGAGCCACGCGTGCCTAG